The following coding sequences are from one Paenibacillus sp. FSL R5-0912 window:
- a CDS encoding TetR/AcrR family transcriptional regulator: MVRYKKSEEKRKQILHAAFRALSEQGYDAVTLQMIADHAEVSKGVVHYYFESKEAVLVELLEWLTGRISAKEQSAVGEQHTATGKLTAYIGTAFPGPAQNRAFYRVYLDFLARASRIPVYREINQRFYDSCAGISTEVLTLGQQEGIFSKELSPEKTAPVIRAIIDGCLIQWLMADKDELHEVFKDSCYTAILKVLSV, translated from the coding sequence ATGGTACGTTACAAGAAATCTGAAGAGAAGCGCAAGCAGATCCTGCACGCTGCATTTCGGGCATTGTCCGAGCAGGGCTACGATGCTGTAACCCTGCAGATGATCGCTGATCATGCGGAGGTCAGCAAGGGTGTCGTCCATTATTATTTCGAGAGCAAGGAAGCGGTGCTGGTTGAACTGCTGGAATGGCTGACCGGCAGAATATCTGCCAAGGAGCAGTCCGCTGTGGGGGAACAGCATACCGCAACGGGGAAGCTGACGGCATACATCGGGACTGCGTTTCCCGGTCCGGCGCAGAACCGTGCCTTTTACCGAGTCTATCTGGATTTCCTGGCGCGGGCCAGCCGTATTCCGGTGTACCGGGAGATTAATCAGCGTTTCTATGACAGCTGTGCGGGAATCAGTACGGAGGTGCTGACGCTGGGCCAGCAGGAAGGGATTTTCTCCAAAGAGCTGTCGCCAGAGAAGACTGCCCCGGTGATCCGGGCGATTATTGACGGCTGCCTGATCCAGTGGCTGATGGCCGATAAGGACGAGCTGCATGAGGTGTTCAAGGATTCCTGTTACACGGCAATTCTGAAGGTGCTCAGTGTGTAG
- a CDS encoding NAD-dependent malic enzyme, with the protein MSIATTMIIRLEIRKTEASFGDVAARLASAGGDIVAIDVIRGGKDVTTRDLTVNVQDAANEEIISVLRNMPGIKVINVSDRTFLAHLGGKIEITPKMPIKNREDLSLVYTPGVARVCMAIAEDPAKAYSLTMKRNTVAVVTDGTAVLGLGDIGPEAAMPVMEGKAMLFKQLADIDAFPLCLDTKDPDEIIRIVKAVAPGFGGINLEDISSPRCFEIERRLSAELDIPVFHDDQHGTAVVALAGLLNALHVVDKVIADCRIVVVGIGAAGVSICRLLLAAGAKQIYAVDRAGILNRDETYTNSEWSWLAKATNPENVSGGLDEAMRGADVFIGVSGGGILQVKHLQTMAPDSIVFAMANPIPEIEPELAEPFVRVLATGRSDYPNQINNVLCFPGIFRGALDCRAKTVNLEMKLAAAQAIAAVVHPDERNEQYIIPSIFNEKVVEQVRLAVIQAAIATGIARRIPPDIS; encoded by the coding sequence ATGTCAATTGCTACAACGATGATTATCCGGCTGGAAATCCGCAAGACTGAAGCGTCTTTCGGGGATGTGGCAGCAAGGCTTGCGTCTGCGGGCGGCGATATCGTGGCGATAGACGTCATCCGTGGCGGCAAGGACGTAACAACCCGGGATCTTACAGTAAATGTGCAGGATGCGGCCAATGAAGAGATTATAAGTGTGCTTAGGAATATGCCGGGTATAAAAGTAATAAACGTTTCAGACCGGACCTTCCTGGCCCATCTCGGCGGCAAAATTGAGATTACTCCGAAGATGCCGATCAAGAACCGGGAGGATCTGTCCCTGGTCTACACACCTGGTGTGGCCCGTGTCTGTATGGCGATTGCCGAAGATCCCGCAAAGGCCTATTCGCTGACGATGAAAAGAAATACGGTAGCTGTCGTCACCGACGGCACCGCAGTGCTCGGTCTTGGCGATATCGGACCGGAGGCCGCGATGCCAGTGATGGAAGGGAAGGCCATGCTGTTCAAGCAGCTGGCGGATATTGATGCTTTTCCGCTGTGTCTGGACACGAAGGACCCGGATGAAATCATCCGGATTGTGAAAGCGGTTGCTCCGGGCTTCGGCGGAATTAATCTGGAGGATATCAGCTCTCCGCGCTGCTTCGAGATTGAGCGGCGGCTGTCAGCCGAGCTGGATATTCCGGTCTTCCATGATGATCAGCACGGAACAGCGGTGGTTGCGCTGGCGGGTCTGCTGAATGCGCTCCACGTGGTGGACAAGGTTATAGCCGATTGCAGAATTGTTGTCGTCGGCATCGGTGCGGCAGGCGTGTCAATCTGCCGTCTGCTGCTGGCGGCAGGGGCGAAGCAGATCTATGCTGTGGACCGGGCAGGGATTCTGAACCGGGACGAAACCTACACCAATTCCGAATGGAGCTGGCTGGCCAAGGCAACGAATCCGGAGAATGTGAGCGGAGGTCTTGACGAAGCGATGCGCGGGGCGGATGTATTCATTGGCGTCTCCGGCGGAGGGATTCTTCAAGTGAAGCATCTGCAGACCATGGCCCCGGACAGCATTGTGTTTGCTATGGCTAACCCTATTCCGGAGATTGAACCGGAGCTGGCTGAGCCTTTTGTCCGCGTGCTGGCCACCGGAAGAAGCGATTATCCGAACCAGATTAATAACGTGCTCTGTTTCCCGGGGATTTTCCGCGGAGCGCTGGACTGCCGGGCGAAGACCGTGAACCTGGAGATGAAGCTGGCCGCAGCACAGGCTATCGCTGCAGTTGTCCATCCGGATGAGCGGAATGAGCAGTACATTATTCCGAGTATTTTTAACGAAAAGGTAGTGGAGCAGGTACGTCTTGCTGTTATCCAGGCTGCGATTGCTACCGGGATAGCGCGGCGTATTCCGCCGGACATCAGCTGA
- a CDS encoding IS110 family transposase, giving the protein MKSPEVTLEVCYEAGPTGYDLYRWLTKMGISCTVIAPSRIPQRSGDAIKTDRRDAERLAQLHRAGELTGIHVPTPELEALRDLIRARENAREELHRARQHLVHFLLRHQIHTPEGMKKRWTKRYRLWLSTLTFEHTAQERVFTKMQQQLREVEERIKRLEEAMRKEAEICPYASVIQALQGLRGIALLTAMTLVVEIGNFERFRSPAQLMSYLGLVPRESSTGPKTRRGRLTKTGNASVRRALVESAWSYRYLPAVKGDLEKRLEGQSAHVQETSWKAQERLHKKYVQMVKRGKHRNLVIAAVGRELVGFIWCVAVKAEAGIA; this is encoded by the coding sequence CTGAAAAGCCCGGAGGTTACTCTTGAAGTCTGCTATGAGGCGGGACCCACCGGGTATGATTTGTATCGCTGGCTGACCAAGATGGGAATTTCCTGCACGGTCATCGCCCCCTCACGTATTCCTCAGCGTTCAGGCGATGCCATTAAAACCGACCGACGGGATGCAGAGCGGCTCGCTCAGCTCCACCGTGCGGGAGAATTGACGGGCATTCATGTACCCACTCCGGAACTCGAGGCTCTTCGGGATCTCATCCGAGCCCGGGAGAATGCTCGGGAAGAACTGCACCGGGCCCGGCAGCACCTCGTTCATTTTCTGTTACGGCACCAGATCCATACCCCGGAAGGGATGAAAAAACGCTGGACGAAACGATACCGGCTGTGGCTCTCTACCTTGACGTTTGAGCATACCGCGCAAGAACGGGTATTCACCAAGATGCAACAACAGTTGCGGGAGGTGGAGGAGCGCATTAAACGGCTAGAGGAGGCCATGCGGAAAGAAGCCGAAATCTGCCCGTACGCCTCTGTGATTCAAGCGCTCCAGGGTCTTCGGGGGATTGCCCTGCTCACGGCCATGACGCTCGTCGTTGAAATCGGGAATTTTGAGCGGTTCCGTTCGCCTGCGCAGCTGATGAGTTACCTGGGACTGGTTCCGCGGGAATCTTCTACAGGACCCAAGACAAGACGGGGCCGCCTGACTAAAACAGGAAATGCCTCCGTAAGGCGTGCTTTGGTGGAATCGGCCTGGAGTTACCGTTACCTTCCGGCGGTCAAAGGCGATTTAGAAAAGCGGTTAGAAGGGCAAAGTGCTCATGTCCAGGAAACGTCATGGAAGGCGCAGGAGAGATTGCACAAAAAATATGTGCAGATGGTCAAACGGGGAAAACACCGAAACTTGGTGATTGCAGCGGTGGGACGGGAATTGGTCGGATTCATTTGGTGTGTTGCGGTAAAGGCAGAAGCAGGAATCGCATAA
- a CDS encoding AAA family ATPase, with product MNRKIHIMGASGSGTTTLGKALAARLPHVHLDSDDYFWEQKYSKQTPVAARLSRLRADLEQQEPWILSGAVCGWGDGLRDTFDLVIFLWIPEQLRLERLRAREYQRYGDAGLPGGSKYEDVETFMEWAALYDTAGPEVRSRALHEEWMAGLNCDVMRLEGDMSVEERVAAVLHHMSR from the coding sequence ATGAACCGCAAAATTCATATTATGGGAGCTTCCGGATCGGGGACTACCACACTTGGCAAGGCGCTCGCGGCAAGGCTTCCGCATGTTCATCTGGACAGTGACGATTATTTTTGGGAGCAGAAATATAGTAAGCAAACTCCGGTTGCAGCGCGTCTAAGCAGATTGCGGGCCGATTTGGAGCAACAGGAGCCGTGGATTCTGTCGGGTGCAGTCTGCGGATGGGGAGACGGGCTGCGCGATACGTTTGATCTGGTGATTTTCCTGTGGATACCTGAACAGCTCCGGCTGGAACGCTTACGGGCGAGGGAATATCAGCGCTATGGCGATGCGGGTCTGCCTGGGGGAAGCAAATATGAGGATGTCGAGACCTTCATGGAGTGGGCGGCGCTCTATGATACGGCTGGACCGGAGGTCCGGAGCCGGGCGCTGCATGAGGAATGGATGGCCGGGCTGAATTGTGATGTTATGCGTTTGGAAGGAGATATGTCCGTGGAAGAACGGGTGGCGGCTGTACTGCACCATATGTCCCGGTAA
- a CDS encoding histidine phosphatase family protein, whose product MSLGLVRHFRVQHKPERTWLTGEQFNQWIKEYETAPIQQPVPMSSLQKWDICLCSDQARALHTASYFDAQEFVYTEQLREIDIAALQLGKFKLSGLRLPVSCWLALGRLSWTAGHPSQPESKAAVLQRAQMVIDSLAAEAEAAAPEGRVLIVSHGAFMKVLDRELRRRGYKAERMFFPRNGQLYLYEKN is encoded by the coding sequence ATGAGCTTAGGGCTGGTTAGGCATTTCAGAGTGCAGCACAAGCCGGAGCGGACCTGGCTGACCGGGGAACAGTTCAATCAATGGATTAAGGAATATGAGACTGCGCCTATTCAGCAGCCTGTACCTATGAGCAGCTTACAAAAATGGGATATTTGTCTGTGCAGTGATCAGGCGAGAGCGTTACATACGGCAAGTTATTTTGATGCTCAAGAGTTCGTATATACAGAGCAGCTAAGAGAAATTGATATAGCAGCCCTGCAGTTAGGTAAATTCAAGCTAAGCGGATTGCGCCTGCCTGTATCCTGCTGGCTTGCGCTTGGACGTTTGTCCTGGACTGCCGGTCATCCCTCTCAACCGGAGAGCAAAGCGGCTGTTCTGCAGCGTGCCCAGATGGTAATAGATTCTCTAGCGGCAGAAGCTGAAGCAGCTGCACCGGAAGGACGTGTGTTGATCGTCAGCCATGGAGCGTTCATGAAGGTGCTTGACCGGGAACTCCGGCGTAGGGGCTATAAGGCAGAACGGATGTTTTTTCCGCGCAATGGGCAATTATATCTGTATGAGAAGAACTAA
- a CDS encoding GNAT family N-acetyltransferase: protein MVTIEEIGIESLEALNTLYEELIGGPTDPVKLETAFRSIREDSRYVLLGAFVDGELLGSMMGIVCQDLVGDCRPFMVIENVVVSSRARRQGIGKKLMTALEDIAHERDCYYIIFVSGEKRKEAHVFYEKMGYKEEPVEGYRKHLSSH from the coding sequence ATGGTAACGATCGAAGAAATCGGCATTGAATCGCTGGAAGCACTAAACACGCTGTACGAAGAACTGATTGGCGGACCGACAGATCCGGTGAAGCTGGAGACGGCATTCCGGTCCATCCGGGAGGATAGCCGGTATGTATTATTGGGTGCTTTTGTAGACGGGGAATTGCTGGGCTCTATGATGGGGATCGTCTGCCAGGACCTCGTTGGGGATTGCCGCCCGTTCATGGTGATTGAGAATGTAGTGGTCTCTTCGCGAGCTCGCCGGCAGGGCATTGGCAAAAAACTGATGACTGCCCTCGAAGACATCGCCCACGAGCGGGACTGCTACTATATTATCTTCGTGTCGGGAGAGAAGCGGAAGGAAGCGCATGTCTTCTATGAGAAGATGGGCTACAAAGAAGAGCCGGTGGAGGGCTACCGTAAGCATTTGAGCTCGCATTAG
- a CDS encoding response regulator transcription factor, whose translation MNQICKVLIVDDEILVRQGIKYVLDWEHEGFQIVGEAANGQEALNSLQTLQPHIIITDIVMPVMDGEELTRLVKRDYPATEVIVLSSFSEFHYVRSTFQNGVADYILKPKLEAGSLLQVLQKTRERIPGLGATAVGVQPEAAPQRLDALLSRLISGYRLQPEGEEFVKQQLPQDCFSFFGWETGRTGPAGVTGADNADNDADALTAITAAVTGELERNVPGLMQCIIPVGEPNAALLLVNLQEEQWPALLQAVNKLAHALAGQEPELRLTLSRAFGSLSEVAAVYQQSVLKLRQYRFFLPDQVLLVHDELPQREAQLPKFNLTQFTEQLKRQQLEEAFGDLHQHVDALSRQYDGDVFQFKSFLGNMIFNVTNQFSHLGELEEGKYGLFRAIDEAGSADGAVRILEHFLARVMELTSSAALTPGSNANMAKLLQYMEEHYTEPLSLTELARHFHFNPSYLSSLFTTYNQEGFKEHLNTIRTGKAAELLRAGEAPISEISSMVGYGDHSYFCKVFKKYTGLSPSAYRRQHYGQE comes from the coding sequence GTGAATCAAATATGCAAAGTGCTGATTGTGGACGATGAAATTCTGGTCCGGCAGGGGATTAAATATGTGCTGGACTGGGAACACGAAGGATTTCAGATTGTAGGTGAAGCGGCCAACGGGCAGGAAGCGCTGAATTCGCTGCAGACCCTGCAGCCGCATATCATCATTACCGATATTGTGATGCCGGTGATGGACGGCGAGGAATTAACACGCCTAGTGAAGCGGGATTATCCGGCTACAGAGGTAATCGTGCTGAGCAGCTTCAGTGAATTTCATTATGTGCGCTCCACGTTCCAGAATGGGGTGGCCGATTATATTCTGAAGCCGAAGCTGGAAGCCGGTTCGCTGCTGCAGGTGCTGCAGAAGACCCGGGAACGTATCCCGGGGCTGGGTGCCACCGCGGTTGGAGTTCAGCCGGAAGCGGCACCCCAGCGGCTGGATGCCCTGCTTAGCCGGTTGATCTCAGGCTACCGGCTGCAGCCTGAGGGGGAGGAGTTCGTGAAGCAGCAGCTTCCGCAGGACTGCTTCAGCTTCTTCGGCTGGGAGACCGGGCGAACCGGACCAGCCGGTGTTACCGGTGCCGATAACGCAGACAATGACGCAGACGCATTGACAGCCATCACCGCAGCTGTAACCGGGGAACTGGAACGGAATGTTCCAGGACTGATGCAGTGCATCATCCCTGTTGGCGAGCCGAATGCGGCACTGCTGCTGGTCAACCTGCAAGAAGAGCAGTGGCCGGCGCTCTTGCAGGCTGTGAATAAGCTGGCCCACGCCTTGGCCGGACAAGAGCCTGAGCTGCGCCTGACCCTGAGCCGGGCCTTCGGTTCGCTCAGCGAGGTGGCAGCGGTCTATCAGCAGAGTGTTCTGAAGCTGCGGCAGTACCGCTTCTTTTTGCCGGATCAGGTACTGCTGGTACACGATGAGCTGCCGCAGCGGGAAGCCCAGCTGCCGAAATTCAACCTGACCCAGTTCACGGAGCAGCTGAAGCGCCAGCAGCTGGAGGAGGCGTTCGGCGATCTGCATCAGCATGTCGATGCGCTAAGCCGGCAATATGACGGGGATGTGTTTCAGTTCAAGTCCTTCCTCGGCAATATGATCTTCAATGTGACGAATCAGTTCAGCCATCTGGGAGAGCTGGAGGAAGGGAAATACGGGCTGTTCCGGGCCATAGATGAAGCGGGCTCAGCGGATGGGGCCGTGCGGATTCTCGAACATTTTCTTGCCCGGGTCATGGAGCTGACCTCATCGGCAGCGCTGACACCAGGGAGCAATGCCAATATGGCCAAGCTGCTCCAGTATATGGAGGAGCACTACACCGAGCCGCTGAGTCTTACGGAGCTGGCCCGTCATTTTCATTTCAACCCTTCTTACCTGTCCAGTCTGTTCACGACCTATAACCAGGAGGGATTCAAGGAGCATCTCAATACGATCCGTACAGGCAAGGCGGCGGAATTGCTGCGGGCAGGCGAGGCACCGATTTCCGAGATTAGCAGCATGGTCGGATATGGGGATCACAGCTATTTTTGCAAAGTGTTCAAGAAATATACCGGCTTGTCCCCGAGCGCTTACAGACGTCAGCATTACGGACAGGAGTAG
- a CDS encoding sensor histidine kinase: MRRYWDRFKFHSLFIKIFIVMLISIIAVAIASSWTTVRMSEKLFMNTFSITNTKVISQIKASFESFHYSIVTATNNTQLSGTIKSFLTEEDSNSLRVLRTYYNMTTQMKKIQSTLDSYQVGIKIMGKNGRSYSTNTNNLLMSDQELQQHELTRNTLAEPKRLMYQFYEESSKDSPQKEAVIVASKALMERTTGDIYGTLYFTIHEKDFRPFYASFVSTGNDVAILNRDGVIVSSNRSDLMGQQAEDLLQVAKEIEEKQLDYKNVDFRGTDSILIADYLSSYDFYIVNLIDKKTALGQMVNGKMVVLICSAIVIVALIVVFLIFRRLTRSLTLLTRQMSKITQRNFHNYITVTGSFEFQELGHAYNYMLDELNDYVEKLVETQKEQRNAELAALQHQINPHFLYNTLASVNFLVQQGSQEKAVHTIHALISMLQNALSNVSESITVAQELENLKSYVFINHVRYGERIRVNFFITPDCMDFHLPKLIIQPFIENAFFHAFTKKSGGYIHILISQDAGSLVCEVVDNGDGMDTGEADLSMSGPASKRQLFTGIGIKNVHDRLVLMYGEEYGITIKSVPGEGTAIKIRLPLLRGQK; this comes from the coding sequence ATGCGCAGATATTGGGATCGTTTCAAATTCCACAGCCTGTTCATCAAAATATTCATCGTGATGCTAATCAGCATTATTGCTGTAGCCATCGCTTCTTCATGGACCACGGTCCGCATGTCGGAGAAGCTGTTCATGAACACCTTCAGCATTACGAATACCAAGGTGATCAGCCAGATTAAGGCGAGCTTCGAATCGTTTCATTATTCCATCGTTACAGCCACCAACAACACACAGCTGAGCGGCACCATTAAGAGCTTCCTGACGGAAGAGGACTCGAATTCCCTGCGGGTGCTGCGGACTTATTACAATATGACGACCCAGATGAAGAAAATCCAGTCTACTCTGGACTCCTACCAGGTCGGGATCAAAATCATGGGCAAAAACGGACGCAGCTATTCCACCAATACGAACAATCTGCTGATGAGTGACCAGGAGCTGCAGCAGCATGAGCTGACCAGGAATACACTGGCTGAGCCGAAACGGCTGATGTACCAGTTCTATGAGGAGAGCAGTAAGGATTCCCCGCAGAAAGAGGCTGTGATCGTAGCCAGCAAAGCACTCATGGAACGCACAACGGGCGATATTTACGGAACCTTGTATTTTACCATTCATGAGAAGGATTTCCGCCCCTTCTATGCAAGCTTTGTCAGCACCGGGAATGATGTCGCGATTCTGAACAGGGATGGCGTCATTGTCTCGAGCAACCGCAGTGATCTGATGGGCCAGCAGGCGGAGGATTTACTGCAGGTTGCCAAGGAGATTGAAGAGAAGCAGCTGGATTACAAAAATGTTGATTTCCGCGGCACAGATTCCATTCTGATTGCGGATTATCTGTCTTCCTATGATTTCTATATTGTGAATCTGATTGATAAAAAGACAGCTCTCGGCCAGATGGTCAACGGTAAGATGGTGGTGCTGATCTGCTCAGCCATCGTCATCGTGGCCCTGATCGTGGTGTTCCTGATCTTCAGAAGGCTAACCCGGTCGCTAACCTTGCTAACCCGGCAGATGTCCAAGATTACCCAGCGGAACTTCCATAATTACATCACGGTAACCGGCAGCTTTGAATTTCAGGAGCTGGGACATGCCTATAACTATATGCTTGATGAGCTGAATGATTATGTAGAGAAGCTGGTCGAGACACAGAAAGAACAGAGGAATGCCGAACTGGCCGCCCTGCAGCATCAGATTAACCCGCATTTTCTGTATAATACGCTGGCCTCGGTCAACTTCCTGGTGCAGCAGGGCAGCCAAGAGAAGGCGGTTCACACGATTCATGCCCTGATCTCGATGCTGCAGAATGCGCTGAGTAACGTCAGTGAGAGCATCACGGTAGCGCAGGAGCTGGAGAATCTGAAGTCCTATGTGTTTATCAACCATGTGCGCTACGGGGAACGGATCAGAGTGAATTTCTTCATCACACCGGACTGTATGGACTTCCATCTGCCGAAGCTGATCATTCAGCCGTTTATTGAGAATGCTTTTTTTCATGCGTTTACGAAGAAAAGCGGGGGATATATTCATATCCTCATCTCCCAGGATGCCGGTTCCCTGGTCTGTGAGGTTGTCGACAATGGAGACGGTATGGATACCGGAGAGGCCGATCTCTCCATGTCCGGGCCTGCGAGTAAGCGCCAGCTGTTCACCGGGATTGGGATCAAGAATGTGCATGACCGGCTGGTGCTGATGTACGGCGAAGAGTACGGAATTACTATTAAAAGCGTCCCTGGTGAGGGGACAGCTATTAAAATACGCTTGCCGCTCCTGAGGGGACAAAAATAA
- a CDS encoding ABC transporter substrate-binding protein: MKKGIALLLICLLLLTACSSNSNSGSGSKNTGNAAADNGTSGNTATTEPAHAKEITIWAWDPAFNIAALEVAKAEYAKTNPDVKINIVEYAQADIIQKLNTGLNSGTTKGLPNIVLIEDYRSQSFLQSYKDSFYDLSGSIKGSDFADYKSGPTSLDGKQYGIPFDSGVTGLYARTDYLEQAGYKLSDLQDIDWNKYIEIGKAVKEKTGKALITLDPNDLGLIRVMIQSAGEWYLKEDGKTPNIAGNAPLKEAFEIYKQIMESNVAKVHADWSQFVAALNSGDVASVPTGNWITPSITAEATQSGKWGIAPLPKLTANESVHASNLGGSSWYVMNVDGKETAADFMAKTFGSNVEMYQKLLTDIGVIGTFKAAAGGEAYTQANEFFSGQKIVSDFAAWTEQIPSVNYGINTYAIEDILIVEMQNYLNGKDIDSVLSDAQAQAESQIK, translated from the coding sequence ATGAAAAAAGGCATTGCGTTATTGCTGATTTGCCTGCTTTTGCTTACTGCCTGCAGCTCCAATTCGAACTCGGGCTCCGGCTCCAAGAACACAGGGAATGCAGCTGCGGACAACGGAACATCTGGAAACACAGCAACCACAGAACCTGCCCATGCAAAAGAAATTACAATTTGGGCCTGGGACCCTGCATTCAATATTGCCGCACTGGAAGTGGCCAAAGCGGAATATGCCAAAACCAACCCTGATGTAAAAATCAACATTGTAGAATATGCACAGGCTGATATTATCCAAAAGCTGAACACAGGGCTGAACTCTGGAACAACCAAAGGCCTGCCGAATATCGTGCTGATTGAGGACTACCGTTCCCAGAGCTTCCTGCAATCGTATAAGGATTCCTTCTACGACCTGAGCGGCTCGATCAAAGGCTCTGACTTCGCGGATTACAAAAGCGGTCCGACCAGCCTGGACGGCAAGCAGTACGGAATTCCTTTTGACTCCGGCGTAACCGGACTCTATGCCAGAACCGATTATCTGGAGCAGGCAGGCTATAAGCTGTCTGATCTGCAGGATATTGACTGGAACAAATATATTGAAATCGGCAAAGCCGTGAAAGAGAAGACCGGCAAGGCGCTGATTACTCTGGACCCGAACGACCTTGGACTGATCCGTGTGATGATTCAATCCGCCGGTGAATGGTATCTGAAGGAAGACGGTAAGACGCCGAATATTGCCGGCAATGCGCCGCTGAAGGAAGCATTTGAAATCTATAAACAAATTATGGAATCCAATGTGGCTAAGGTGCATGCAGACTGGAGCCAGTTCGTAGCTGCGCTGAACAGCGGGGACGTCGCTTCGGTACCGACAGGCAACTGGATCACTCCATCGATCACAGCTGAAGCCACACAATCCGGCAAATGGGGGATCGCACCGCTTCCCAAGCTGACTGCGAATGAATCGGTTCATGCCTCGAATCTTGGCGGAAGCTCATGGTATGTGATGAATGTGGACGGCAAGGAAACAGCAGCTGACTTCATGGCCAAGACCTTCGGCTCTAATGTGGAAATGTATCAGAAGCTGCTCACGGACATCGGTGTAATCGGTACCTTCAAAGCGGCTGCAGGCGGAGAAGCTTACACCCAGGCCAATGAATTCTTCAGCGGCCAGAAGATTGTATCGGATTTCGCCGCCTGGACAGAGCAGATTCCAAGTGTCAATTACGGCATCAACACCTACGCCATTGAAGACATCCTCATTGTAGAGATGCAGAATTATCTGAACGGCAAGGACATTGACAGTGTGCTGAGCGATGCCCAGGCCCAGGCTGAATCACAGATTAAATAG
- a CDS encoding carbohydrate ABC transporter permease, whose amino-acid sequence MKKTNSNVSIRTKSVLTGWSFVLLAVILIFVFYFYPMLQALILSFQTGTGSNLTFTGFDNYTRLLSDKTFIVSVKNTFIYLLVQVPLMIVLALFISVLLNDSKLKFKGFFRTAIFLPCVTSLVAYSVVFKYLFAGNGLVNTMLLKLHLVSAPIEWITDPFWAKITIIIAITWRWTGYNMIFYLSALQNIDHSIYEAARIDGASASRQFFGITVPLLKPIILFTSITSTIGTLQLFDEVMNITKGGPGNATQTISQYIYNLSFKYSADFGYAATVSYSIVIMIALLSVIQFKVAGDKNG is encoded by the coding sequence GTGAAAAAAACAAATTCTAACGTTAGTATCCGCACCAAAAGCGTATTGACCGGATGGTCCTTCGTCCTGCTTGCGGTCATTTTGATCTTCGTCTTCTATTTCTACCCGATGCTACAGGCGCTGATTCTGTCGTTCCAGACAGGAACCGGCAGCAATCTTACCTTCACCGGATTCGACAACTATACACGGCTGCTGTCTGACAAGACTTTTATCGTTTCTGTAAAAAACACCTTCATTTATCTGCTGGTTCAAGTGCCGCTGATGATTGTGCTGGCACTGTTTATTTCAGTGCTGCTGAACGACAGCAAGCTGAAGTTCAAAGGGTTTTTCCGGACGGCGATCTTCCTGCCCTGTGTAACCTCGCTGGTTGCCTATTCTGTAGTGTTCAAGTATTTGTTCGCTGGTAACGGTCTGGTGAATACCATGCTGCTGAAGCTCCATCTGGTCAGTGCCCCGATTGAATGGATCACCGATCCGTTCTGGGCCAAAATTACGATTATTATCGCGATCACCTGGCGCTGGACGGGGTACAATATGATCTTTTACCTGTCCGCTCTGCAAAATATTGATCATTCCATTTACGAGGCCGCCAGAATTGATGGGGCTTCTGCATCGCGGCAATTCTTCGGAATTACTGTCCCGCTGCTGAAGCCGATCATCCTGTTTACCTCGATCACATCCACCATCGGTACCCTGCAGCTGTTCGATGAGGTCATGAATATTACGAAGGGCGGTCCGGGGAATGCAACACAGACGATCTCCCAGTACATTTATAATTTGTCGTTCAAATATTCAGCGGACTTCGGCTATGCAGCCACCGTATCGTATTCCATCGTGATTATGATTGCGCTGCTGTCGGTCATCCAGTTCAAAGTGGCAGGTGATAAAAATGGCTAA